In Cedecea neteri, a single genomic region encodes these proteins:
- a CDS encoding MerR family transcriptional regulator — protein sequence MALYSIGEVAALCNINPVTLRAWQRRYGLLKPKRSDGGHRLFDAADIERIREIQTWIEQGVQVSKVKGLLSGENREKEHAWGERQETLLRHLQSGNPNLLRAWIADIGRIYPAHTLVQHLYLPLRRRLYGQQIALCALLSLLDGALINYIAMCIATARKQNGRDALVVGWNVQDTTRLWMAAWIASQQGWRVDVLANSLSSLKPELFDRQTLLVWCGDCPGERQIDQIESWRSAGLPVFALGNIERRQTTE from the coding sequence ATGGCGCTTTATTCCATCGGAGAAGTGGCTGCGCTTTGCAATATTAATCCGGTAACCCTCCGGGCCTGGCAGCGGCGTTACGGGTTGCTAAAACCTAAGCGAAGCGACGGCGGGCACCGCCTGTTTGATGCCGCCGACATCGAGCGTATTCGCGAGATCCAAACCTGGATTGAGCAAGGCGTGCAGGTCAGCAAAGTCAAAGGGCTGCTCAGCGGTGAAAACCGGGAAAAAGAGCACGCCTGGGGAGAGCGACAGGAAACGCTGCTCCGCCATCTGCAAAGCGGCAACCCCAACCTGCTCCGCGCCTGGATAGCCGATATTGGGCGCATCTACCCGGCGCACACCCTGGTGCAACATCTCTATCTTCCGCTACGACGCCGCCTTTACGGGCAGCAGATTGCGCTGTGCGCGTTGCTTAGCCTGCTGGATGGCGCTCTGATCAACTATATTGCGATGTGTATTGCCACCGCGCGCAAGCAAAACGGCAGAGACGCTTTAGTCGTGGGCTGGAACGTGCAGGACACAACGCGGCTGTGGATGGCGGCGTGGATTGCCAGCCAGCAGGGCTGGCGGGTCGACGTGCTGGCTAATTCGCTGAGCAGCCTGAAACCTGAGCTTTTTGACCGGCAAACGCTGCTGGTCTGGTGCGGTGACTGCCCCGGAGAGCGGCAAATAGACCAGATTGAATCATGGCGAAGCGCAGGGCTGCCGGTGTTTGCGCTGGGTAATATCGAACGCAGACAGACTACAGAGTGA
- a CDS encoding cupin domain-containing protein: MDYQLNFNWPEFMETYWQKKPVVLKNALPDFVDPITPDELAGLAMENEVDSRLVSFKEGKWHASNGPFEHFDNLGETGWSLLAQAVNHWHEPAAALVRPFRVLPDWRLDDLMISFSVPGGGVGPHIDNYDVFIIQGMGSRRWRVGDKLPLKQFCPHPALLHVEPFTPIIDEDLAPGDILYIPPGFPHDGFTHETALNYSVGFRGPNSRDLISSFADYVLENDLGGDHYSDPDLTCRANPGKVENYELERLRSMMTALISQPEAFNQWFGSFVTTPRHELDIASAEPPYEPAEVAAALAGGEELIRLSGLRVLQVGEGFFVNSEPLDVSHQAAAVAMCRYTRLTKTELGAAVEDDEFIRQLTALINQGYWYFED; encoded by the coding sequence GTGGATTATCAACTCAATTTCAACTGGCCAGAGTTTATGGAAACGTACTGGCAGAAAAAGCCGGTAGTGCTCAAAAATGCGCTGCCTGATTTTGTCGACCCTATCACGCCCGACGAACTTGCCGGCCTGGCAATGGAAAATGAAGTCGACAGCAGGCTGGTCAGTTTTAAAGAGGGGAAATGGCACGCCAGCAATGGCCCCTTTGAACACTTTGATAATCTCGGCGAGACCGGCTGGTCGCTGCTGGCCCAGGCCGTTAACCACTGGCACGAACCCGCCGCCGCGCTGGTGCGTCCTTTCCGCGTGCTGCCGGACTGGCGCCTGGACGATCTGATGATTTCGTTTTCCGTGCCGGGCGGCGGCGTTGGCCCGCACATCGACAACTATGACGTGTTTATTATCCAGGGCATGGGCAGCCGCCGCTGGCGCGTGGGTGATAAGCTGCCACTGAAGCAGTTTTGCCCGCACCCGGCGCTGCTGCACGTTGAGCCGTTCACGCCGATTATCGACGAAGATTTAGCCCCCGGAGATATCCTCTACATTCCGCCGGGCTTCCCGCACGACGGCTTCACCCATGAAACGGCCCTGAACTATTCGGTTGGCTTCCGCGGGCCAAACAGCCGCGATTTAATCAGCAGCTTTGCCGATTACGTGCTGGAAAATGACCTCGGCGGCGATCACTACAGCGACCCGGATCTCACCTGCCGGGCAAACCCAGGCAAAGTAGAAAACTACGAGCTGGAACGCCTGCGCAGCATGATGACGGCGTTGATTAGCCAGCCGGAAGCGTTCAACCAGTGGTTCGGCAGCTTTGTAACCACGCCGCGTCACGAGCTGGATATTGCCTCTGCAGAGCCGCCTTACGAGCCAGCAGAAGTGGCCGCCGCGCTGGCTGGCGGAGAAGAGCTGATTCGCCTGAGCGGGCTCAGGGTGCTGCAGGTTGGCGAGGGTTTCTTCGTCAACAGCGAACCGCTGGACGTCAGTCATCAGGCCGCAGCAGTGGCTATGTGCCGCTATACCCGGCTGACCAAAACGGAGCTGGGTGCCGCCGTGGAGGATGACGAATTTATCCGCCAGCTGACGGCGCTGATTAACCAGGGATACTGGTACTTCGAAGATTAA